One region of Syntrophobacter fumaroxidans MPOB genomic DNA includes:
- a CDS encoding M28 family peptidase translates to MRFLWRIIVLTAVSVLVSVAILWFVLTQPTWRTSAENLPASIDPARLERHTRMLSETFVPRDAGHPENLDRAAAYVRDEFDKAGGRVVEQPFQVDGSTYRNVIACFGPETQDRIVVGAHYDAFEEWPGADDNAGAVAGLIELAHLLRKSSLNTLVELVAYSLEEPPYYGTPHMGSAVHASSLKARNRSVRIMICLEAIGFFNDRQGSQKFPFILLKAFYPSRGDFIAVVGKMDQTDVVRRVKRAMRGVSPLPVHSINAPAIVPGIDFSDHRNYWREGWKAVMITDTAFYRNASYHTAGDTADTLDYKRMAMVVQGVHQAVLHFSR, encoded by the coding sequence ATGCGATTCCTGTGGAGGATTATCGTGTTGACCGCGGTCTCGGTGCTCGTCTCAGTGGCGATATTGTGGTTTGTGCTCACCCAGCCGACCTGGCGCACGTCGGCTGAAAACCTCCCGGCATCCATTGATCCCGCACGCCTCGAACGGCACACGCGGATGCTTTCGGAAACTTTTGTGCCGCGGGATGCGGGCCATCCCGAAAACCTGGACCGGGCGGCGGCCTACGTTCGGGACGAATTCGATAAAGCGGGAGGCCGGGTCGTCGAACAGCCGTTTCAAGTCGATGGATCGACGTATCGCAACGTAATCGCCTGCTTCGGACCGGAAACGCAGGACAGAATCGTTGTCGGCGCACATTACGACGCTTTTGAGGAATGGCCGGGCGCCGACGACAACGCCGGCGCCGTGGCGGGACTGATCGAACTGGCACATCTGCTCCGTAAGAGCTCCTTGAACACCCTCGTTGAACTCGTCGCCTACAGCCTGGAGGAACCTCCCTATTACGGAACGCCGCATATGGGCAGCGCCGTCCATGCGTCTTCACTGAAGGCGCGGAACCGATCGGTTCGCATCATGATCTGCCTTGAGGCGATCGGTTTCTTCAACGACCGGCAAGGGAGTCAGAAATTTCCATTCATCCTGCTCAAAGCTTTCTACCCGAGCCGGGGAGATTTCATCGCCGTCGTGGGCAAAATGGACCAAACCGACGTGGTGCGCCGGGTCAAGAGAGCCATGCGGGGCGTCTCCCCTCTGCCCGTTCATTCCATAAACGCCCCGGCGATCGTCCCCGGGATCGATTTCTCCGACCATCGCAATTACTGGCGCGAGGGCTGGAAAGCGGTCATGATCACCGATACGGCCTTCTACCGCAACGCAAGCTACCACACTGCCGGCGACACGGCCGACACCCTCGACTACAAACGCATGGCCATGGTCGTGCAGGGAGTCCATCAGGCCGTGCTGCATTTCAGCCGTTAG
- a CDS encoding cytochrome ubiquinol oxidase subunit I yields MDTLFDHVTLSRIQFAVTAHFHILWPVLTVGLSIFLVLMEALYLKTGDKRYYDHCRFWTKLFLLNFSIGVVSGIPMEFQFGTNWSPFSVAGGDFFGHMLGFEAAMAFMLEATFLGVMVFGWKRVSPGMHLFATSMVALGGSLSAFWIMVANSWMQTPTGGVFENGRFIITSRLDAIFNPDMPWGVSHMWVACLEVSLFVVGGLSAWYILKRRHAAFFLQSFKIAVVAAVLVAPLQILLGDGSGIAVFHHQPAKLAAIEAHWETNPPGRGAPELLIAWPNQEEQKNDWAIGIPNGLSLLVTHSWTGPVKGLKEFPRSDQPPVTPLFYAFRVMVGIGFLLFFLVIWTLWAWKRGDLTPDRLPTRKWLLYSWIGAVPLSYLAMETGWITREIGRQPWILYNLLRTSDAATMIPAATVGTSLLTFAILYPLLFILFMGFARRIIVKGPDTHAG; encoded by the coding sequence ATGGACACCCTTTTCGATCACGTCACTTTGTCCCGCATCCAGTTTGCGGTAACGGCCCATTTCCACATTCTGTGGCCGGTTCTGACCGTGGGCCTCAGCATTTTCCTGGTGCTGATGGAGGCCCTCTACCTCAAGACCGGCGACAAACGCTATTACGATCATTGCCGTTTCTGGACCAAGCTTTTTCTGCTCAACTTCAGCATCGGCGTGGTCTCGGGAATCCCCATGGAATTCCAGTTCGGCACGAACTGGAGCCCTTTTTCCGTCGCGGGCGGAGACTTCTTCGGGCACATGCTCGGGTTCGAGGCCGCCATGGCGTTCATGCTCGAAGCGACCTTCCTTGGGGTCATGGTGTTCGGCTGGAAGCGGGTTTCGCCGGGCATGCACCTGTTCGCGACCTCGATGGTGGCCCTCGGCGGCTCTCTTTCCGCTTTCTGGATCATGGTCGCCAACTCCTGGATGCAGACTCCGACCGGCGGGGTATTCGAGAACGGGCGTTTCATCATCACCAGCAGACTTGACGCCATCTTCAACCCGGACATGCCCTGGGGCGTGTCCCACATGTGGGTGGCCTGCCTGGAGGTTTCGCTCTTCGTGGTGGGTGGGCTCAGCGCCTGGTATATCCTCAAGAGGCGCCATGCGGCGTTCTTCCTGCAATCCTTCAAGATCGCCGTCGTCGCGGCGGTTCTCGTCGCACCGCTGCAGATCCTCCTCGGGGACGGTTCGGGCATCGCCGTTTTCCACCATCAGCCAGCCAAGCTTGCAGCCATTGAAGCCCACTGGGAGACCAACCCGCCGGGGCGGGGAGCCCCGGAACTGCTGATTGCGTGGCCCAACCAGGAAGAACAGAAGAACGACTGGGCTATCGGTATCCCCAACGGCTTGAGCCTGCTCGTGACCCACAGTTGGACCGGTCCGGTAAAAGGGCTGAAAGAATTCCCCCGCAGCGACCAGCCACCGGTGACGCCGCTCTTCTATGCCTTCCGAGTGATGGTGGGGATAGGCTTCCTGCTCTTCTTCCTCGTGATCTGGACACTTTGGGCGTGGAAACGGGGAGACCTCACCCCGGATCGCCTGCCCACCCGCAAATGGCTGCTCTATTCATGGATCGGGGCAGTGCCTCTGAGCTACCTGGCCATGGAAACCGGATGGATAACCCGGGAAATCGGGCGGCAGCCCTGGATTCTGTACAATCTACTGCGCACCTCGGATGCCGCCACCATGATCCCCGCCGCGACGGTCGGGACCTCGCTGCTCACGTTCGCCATTCTTTACCCGCTGCTCTTCATCCTGTTCATGGGATTTGCGCGCAGAATCATCGTCAAGGGGCCGGACACCCACGCCGGCTGA
- the cydB gene encoding cytochrome d ubiquinol oxidase subunit II: MGAIESHLPEIWLAIIGFFLLYYAISDGADLGVGILSLAATDERERGLIMGSIGSIWHDNQTWLVLLGGMLFGAFPLFYGVLLSALYVPILCMIFGLVFRGVSFEFRENSRHPAVWSRCFGVGSLIVTLSQGFALGGLLGGLDVREGVFKGSVLGWANPFSCLVALGVLCGYVMLGSNFLVFKTAGPIQARSYRTSFAASLMTLGISILVHLFTAAKYPQMVRKLTTLPEAYYIAVFPVLAAFCFVMLFVSLRRKRELAPLLCNAGIILFSFIGLSLGMYPDMIPNVVSSAVTVHAAAASKDTLEFMLQVTSVLLPVILVYTGYKHRIFQGKVTTEAYSGKDE; this comes from the coding sequence ATGGGAGCGATAGAGTCTCACCTTCCGGAAATATGGCTGGCCATCATCGGTTTTTTCCTGCTCTACTACGCCATCAGCGACGGGGCCGACCTCGGGGTCGGCATCCTCTCGCTCGCCGCGACCGACGAACGCGAACGGGGGCTCATCATGGGGTCCATCGGGAGCATCTGGCACGACAACCAGACCTGGCTGGTTCTGCTGGGGGGAATGCTCTTCGGCGCTTTCCCGCTTTTCTATGGCGTGCTCCTTTCGGCACTCTACGTACCGATCCTCTGCATGATCTTCGGGCTGGTCTTCAGGGGCGTGTCGTTCGAGTTCCGCGAGAATTCGAGGCATCCCGCCGTCTGGAGCAGGTGTTTCGGGGTGGGAAGCCTGATCGTGACCCTCTCCCAAGGGTTTGCTTTGGGCGGGCTGCTGGGCGGCCTCGACGTCCGGGAGGGAGTTTTCAAAGGCAGCGTGCTGGGCTGGGCCAACCCCTTTTCCTGCCTCGTCGCTCTCGGCGTGCTGTGCGGCTACGTCATGCTGGGTTCCAACTTCCTGGTGTTCAAAACCGCCGGACCGATCCAGGCGAGAAGCTACCGCACCTCTTTCGCGGCTTCCCTGATGACCCTCGGAATCTCCATCCTGGTGCACCTCTTCACGGCAGCGAAATATCCGCAGATGGTCCGCAAGCTTACGACGCTTCCGGAAGCATACTACATCGCGGTATTCCCGGTGCTCGCCGCCTTTTGCTTCGTCATGCTGTTCGTGAGCCTCCGGAGGAAGCGCGAGCTCGCCCCTCTGCTCTGCAACGCCGGGATCATCCTGTTTTCCTTCATAGGACTCTCTCTGGGCATGTACCCCGACATGATCCCCAACGTGGTCTCTTCCGCCGTCACCGTCCACGCCGCGGCCGCTTCCAAGGACACCCTCGAATTCATGCTCCAGGTGACGTCGGTTCTGCTCCCCGTCATTCTGGTCTACACCGGCTACAAGCATCGGATCTTCCAGGGGAAGGTCACCACGGAGGCCTACTCGGGCAAGGACGAGTGA
- the murI gene encoding glutamate racemase, whose amino-acid sequence MNFVKPDSNSAIGVFDSGIGGLTVVRALMERLPFESIIYFGDTARVPYGVKSVDTISKFAGEITEFLLRQQVKLLIVACNTMAAVAREVIVGLSPVPVLDVIDAGASSAVEATRARYVGVIGTPATINSNAYARAIHRHDAGIRIFSQACPLFVPLVEEGWLDHPVTRLTAREYLRPVTTHQIDTLVLGCTHYPLLKPLLQKVVGKDIHLVDSAEAMAERTAAVLTEMDLWNRSASPPDYRFFVSDVPLRFQGIGERFLGRSLPKVQVVKW is encoded by the coding sequence ATGAATTTTGTGAAACCGGATTCCAACAGCGCCATAGGTGTTTTCGACTCGGGAATCGGCGGGTTGACCGTCGTTCGGGCCTTGATGGAAAGGCTCCCGTTCGAGAGTATCATCTACTTCGGGGATACGGCCCGGGTGCCTTACGGGGTGAAATCCGTCGACACCATATCGAAGTTTGCCGGGGAGATCACCGAGTTTTTGCTCCGGCAGCAGGTGAAGCTGCTGATCGTCGCCTGCAACACCATGGCGGCCGTGGCCCGCGAGGTCATCGTGGGGCTCTCGCCCGTTCCGGTCCTGGACGTCATCGATGCCGGCGCGAGCAGCGCGGTCGAGGCAACTCGGGCCAGGTACGTGGGCGTCATCGGGACTCCCGCCACGATCAACAGCAACGCCTACGCGCGGGCGATCCACCGCCATGATGCCGGAATTCGCATATTCTCGCAGGCGTGCCCCCTCTTCGTGCCGCTCGTGGAAGAAGGGTGGCTCGATCACCCGGTAACGCGGCTGACCGCGCGGGAATACCTGCGCCCCGTAACCACTCACCAGATCGATACGCTGGTCCTGGGCTGTACGCACTATCCTCTGCTCAAACCCCTCCTGCAGAAAGTGGTGGGAAAGGACATCCATTTGGTCGACTCGGCCGAGGCCATGGCCGAGCGGACCGCCGCGGTGCTCACTGAAATGGATCTGTGGAATCGAAGTGCTTCCCCCCCGGATTACCGCTTCTTTGTCAGCGATGTGCCCTTGCGCTTCCAGGGGATCGGCGAGCGGTTCCTTGGAAGGAGCCTGCCCAAGGTGCAGGTCGTGAAATGGTGA
- the pcaD gene encoding 3-oxoadipate enol-lactonase, with product MRVRVNDVLIRYEMQGPPGAPVVTFSHSLAAALESWDLQLPPLRDAYRVLRMDTRGHGGSSAPPGPYTMEMLSSDVIGLLDHLDIARTHFVGLSLGGMIGQVLAVGYPERLDRLVLCDTSNRMPSETAPVWEERIRTAETQGMTALARETLERWFSEAFRRDQPQATERIRNMIVRTPVAGYTGCCRAISRFDLSGELSRVKVPTLIMVGEKDEGTPVSAAETIQRQIEGSELFVIPGALHLSNIEGAAHFNRRLLSFLS from the coding sequence ATGCGGGTTCGAGTCAACGACGTCCTGATCCGCTACGAAATGCAGGGGCCTCCGGGGGCGCCGGTGGTGACTTTCAGCCATTCCCTGGCCGCAGCTCTCGAATCGTGGGATTTGCAGCTGCCGCCGCTGCGCGACGCGTACCGGGTCTTGCGCATGGACACGCGCGGACACGGGGGTTCTTCGGCGCCGCCCGGCCCTTACACGATGGAGATGCTGAGCTCGGACGTGATCGGTCTTCTCGACCACCTGGACATCGCGCGTACCCATTTCGTGGGCCTTTCACTGGGCGGCATGATCGGCCAGGTCCTTGCCGTCGGTTACCCTGAACGGCTCGACAGGCTCGTTCTCTGCGACACCAGCAATCGCATGCCTTCCGAGACGGCTCCCGTCTGGGAGGAGCGCATCCGAACGGCGGAAACGCAAGGCATGACCGCTCTCGCCCGGGAAACCCTCGAACGCTGGTTCAGCGAGGCCTTCCGCCGGGATCAGCCGCAAGCGACCGAGCGCATCCGGAACATGATCGTTCGCACGCCGGTTGCCGGTTACACGGGGTGCTGCCGGGCCATCAGCCGGTTCGATCTGTCGGGAGAATTGTCCAGGGTGAAGGTGCCCACCTTGATCATGGTGGGGGAAAAAGACGAAGGCACGCCGGTGAGCGCGGCCGAAACCATTCAACGGCAGATTGAGGGATCGGAGCTGTTCGTCATCCCCGGCGCTTTGCATCTGTCCAACATTGAAGGCGCCGCTCATTTCAACCGGAGGCTTTTGAGTTTCCTGAGCTAG
- a CDS encoding FAD-dependent oxidoreductase produces the protein MSDVKTGAIGAVLVVGAGVAGMQASLDLADSGYLVHLADRSPAIGGIMSQLDKTFPTNDCAMCIISPKLVEVGRHPNIRIYPGSEVEALEGKAGCFKPTLATQPRFIDLERCTACGQCRQVCPASAINEFNQGIDRREATFMRYPQAIPRGYGIDRASCLGCGLCEKVCLAQAVRYDDQPRRTALEVGAVILAPGNEVFDPSNMDTYPYRDHPNVVTSLEFERILSASGPYRGHLMRPYDREEPTRIAWLQCVGSRDLQHCDNAYCSGVCCMYAIKEAVIAMEHAQGKLDTAIFFMDMRTYGKDFEHFYNRARDEHGVRFIRSRVHSVTPVGDGDLSIAYGTESGSIEEEIFNMVVLSVGFEVGRETIALSQRLGIEINENRFARTTSFAPVETSREGIYVCGTFQGPKDIPQSVMEASAAVAASSTLLSEARWTQAAVPEKPVEVDVRGEPPRIGVFVCQCGINIGGVVDVPAVREYAKGLPHVVYVEDNLYTCSQDTQVKMCQVIKEQGINRVIVAACTPSTHEPLFRETLVSAGRNKYLFEMANIRNHDSWVHQGDPVRATQKAKDLVRMAVAKAALLEPLEEPRLSITRGALVIGGGVAGMVAARALADLGYPVHLAERGAQLGGQARSLFKTWRGEDIRRFVDDLAQTVLHHPRVTVHLASTVTQVEGFVGNFRSTLGNGTDPVTVEHGVAIIATGGKEHRPEGYLYGQDPRVLTHQELDERFAARDPFLSSVESAVFIQCVGSREPERPYCSRVCCTHTVESALELKRLNPAMDVFVLYRDLRTYGERELLYQEARRAGVLFVRYTLENKPLVEEREERLRVTVFDPILQRQVVLSADLMVLASAVIPNEARQLSQFFKIPVTAENFFLEAHAKLRPVDFATDGVYVCGLAHYPKSIDESIAQAQAAAARAAILLARDSLALSGTVASSNPNVCSGCGVCVNICPFSAPRFMESGRDAGKAEINPALCKGCGLCAASCRSGAIRLKGFDDAQIFAMIESV, from the coding sequence ATGAGTGATGTAAAAACAGGGGCCATTGGTGCGGTACTGGTAGTGGGAGCAGGAGTGGCGGGGATGCAGGCCTCGTTGGACCTGGCGGATTCGGGGTATCTGGTCCATCTGGCGGATCGCTCCCCGGCCATCGGCGGGATCATGTCTCAACTGGACAAGACCTTCCCCACCAACGACTGTGCCATGTGCATCATCTCCCCGAAACTGGTTGAGGTCGGGCGTCATCCCAACATCCGCATTTATCCCGGTTCGGAGGTGGAGGCACTTGAAGGCAAAGCCGGCTGCTTCAAACCGACCCTCGCCACTCAGCCACGGTTCATCGATCTCGAACGGTGCACGGCCTGCGGGCAGTGCCGCCAGGTATGCCCCGCCAGCGCCATCAATGAATTCAACCAGGGGATCGATCGCCGGGAAGCCACCTTCATGCGCTATCCCCAGGCCATTCCCCGGGGGTACGGCATTGACCGGGCAAGCTGTCTCGGCTGCGGTCTGTGCGAAAAGGTCTGTCTGGCGCAAGCCGTTCGCTACGACGACCAGCCCCGTCGTACCGCGCTCGAAGTAGGAGCGGTGATCCTGGCTCCCGGCAATGAAGTCTTCGACCCTTCCAACATGGATACTTATCCCTACCGCGACCACCCCAACGTGGTCACCAGCCTCGAATTCGAACGGATCCTCAGTGCTTCGGGACCTTACCGCGGCCATCTCATGCGTCCTTACGACCGTGAAGAACCAACCAGGATCGCCTGGCTCCAGTGCGTGGGATCACGCGATCTGCAGCATTGCGACAACGCTTATTGTTCCGGCGTGTGCTGCATGTATGCGATCAAAGAAGCGGTTATCGCCATGGAGCATGCACAGGGGAAGTTGGACACGGCCATCTTCTTCATGGACATGCGAACCTACGGAAAGGATTTCGAGCATTTCTACAACCGCGCCCGGGACGAGCACGGGGTACGCTTCATTCGCTCGCGGGTCCATTCGGTAACACCGGTTGGCGATGGAGACCTCAGCATTGCTTACGGCACCGAGTCCGGAAGCATCGAGGAAGAAATCTTCAACATGGTGGTCCTCTCGGTCGGTTTCGAAGTGGGACGCGAAACCATCGCTCTGTCGCAACGCCTGGGAATCGAGATCAATGAAAACCGCTTTGCGCGCACCACCAGCTTTGCCCCGGTGGAGACCTCGCGCGAGGGCATTTATGTTTGCGGCACCTTTCAGGGGCCCAAGGACATCCCGCAATCGGTTATGGAGGCCTCCGCCGCCGTGGCGGCTTCGAGTACCCTTCTGAGCGAAGCCCGATGGACTCAGGCCGCGGTTCCGGAAAAGCCCGTCGAAGTGGACGTCAGAGGGGAGCCTCCGCGCATCGGCGTCTTTGTCTGCCAGTGCGGCATCAATATCGGGGGCGTGGTGGATGTCCCGGCCGTCCGGGAATACGCGAAAGGTCTTCCACACGTCGTCTACGTGGAAGACAACCTTTATACCTGTTCCCAGGATACCCAGGTCAAGATGTGCCAGGTCATCAAGGAACAAGGCATCAACCGCGTCATCGTTGCGGCCTGCACGCCCAGTACCCACGAACCGCTGTTCCGCGAAACCCTGGTGAGCGCCGGGCGGAACAAATACCTGTTCGAGATGGCCAACATCCGCAACCACGACTCGTGGGTCCACCAGGGCGATCCCGTCCGGGCCACGCAAAAGGCCAAGGACCTCGTACGCATGGCGGTTGCCAAAGCCGCCCTTCTGGAACCGCTCGAGGAACCTCGTCTCAGCATTACCCGGGGCGCTCTGGTCATTGGGGGGGGAGTGGCAGGCATGGTAGCCGCCCGCGCTCTTGCCGATCTCGGATATCCCGTGCACCTGGCCGAACGTGGCGCCCAGCTTGGCGGTCAGGCACGCAGCCTGTTCAAAACCTGGCGCGGCGAGGACATCCGGCGTTTCGTAGACGATCTCGCGCAAACCGTCCTGCATCATCCCCGCGTCACTGTCCACCTCGCCAGTACCGTCACCCAGGTGGAAGGCTTTGTGGGAAATTTCCGGTCGACTCTCGGAAACGGCACCGATCCGGTTACGGTGGAACACGGGGTGGCGATCATCGCCACGGGGGGAAAGGAGCATCGGCCTGAAGGTTACCTCTACGGGCAGGACCCAAGAGTGCTCACCCATCAGGAACTGGACGAACGTTTCGCCGCTCGGGATCCCTTTTTGAGCTCCGTGGAATCCGCCGTTTTCATTCAGTGCGTGGGCTCGCGCGAGCCGGAACGGCCGTATTGCAGCCGGGTTTGTTGCACCCACACGGTGGAAAGCGCGCTCGAGCTCAAGCGTCTCAATCCAGCCATGGATGTCTTCGTACTCTACCGGGACCTGCGTACCTACGGCGAGCGGGAATTGCTCTACCAGGAGGCGCGCCGGGCGGGGGTGCTCTTTGTCCGGTATACTCTCGAAAACAAGCCGTTGGTGGAAGAGCGTGAGGAAAGGCTGCGCGTGACGGTCTTCGACCCGATTCTCCAGCGGCAGGTGGTCTTGTCGGCGGATCTCATGGTGTTGGCGAGCGCCGTCATTCCCAATGAAGCCCGCCAGCTCTCCCAGTTCTTCAAGATTCCCGTGACGGCCGAAAACTTCTTCCTCGAAGCCCACGCCAAGCTGCGGCCGGTGGATTTTGCCACTGACGGGGTCTACGTTTGCGGCCTCGCGCATTATCCCAAATCCATTGATGAGAGCATTGCCCAAGCTCAGGCGGCCGCCGCCCGCGCGGCCATTCTCCTGGCCCGCGACAGTCTCGCGCTGAGCGGCACCGTGGCTTCGAGCAATCCGAACGTCTGCAGCGGTTGCGGAGTCTGTGTGAACATTTGTCCTTTTTCCGCGCCGCGCTTCATGGAATCGGGAAGAGACGCCGGCAAGGCGGAGATCAATCCTGCTCTGTGCAAGGGCTGTGGGCTATGCGCCGCTTCCTGCCGCTCCGGTGCCATCCGCCTGAAGGGCTTCGATGACGCCCAGATTTTTGCCATGATCGAGAGTGTATAG